The Salinigranum halophilum genomic sequence TGTCCGGGGGGTGTTCGTCGTTGTGCCTCCGGCACGCACTGACGCGTCGTCGTCGCCCGACCGCGCGACGGCGCTGTCGCTCTCGGGGACGGTCCTGCGGAAAAACGGGTGTCTCTGTGCGGCTCGTGTCGTCGAACGCGTCGACCGGTGTGTTATGCGATGGTGACCGCCGCCGCCACGAAGGACCAGCGAGTCCCCGTCCGGGGCTCGTGCTTCTTGGATTCGGCCGTCGACCGGTCGCGCTTGTGTTTCCAGTTCATTGCATGCTGACTAAAGATTTACTCGGATATAAGTTTTCTACTTTTCTGACAATTCTGTCACGGTCGTTCACAACGATTCGCGTGAAAAAAATGCCTGTTCGTTGTGAATATCGTGGCAGCCCGGGTTTTTCGTTCACATTTCTGCTGTCGGTTCCCGGCGGTCGGTGGTCTCGTCCGGACACCACGTGCGCTCGTCCGCCCATCGATGCACGGTCGCGTCCATCGCGCGGGCGGACCACCTCTCGCTTGGCTGGACGTCTCGCGCTGGCCGGTCGTGGCGGCCCGCGCTCGGACCCGTCCGGCCGGCCTCCCGCCCCGGTGACCGGACGAAATCGGCGGTTTCGACGGTTATCGGCGTCATTACAATGCCGGTTTCACCCCTCCTCTGAGCGTGACTCTCTACGCTCTGTGCCGGTCCAGTGGAGGTGATTCGCCGTGGCGCCCGACCTCGTGAACTCGACGCGCCGACAGGTCACCCTCACGCCGACGTCCGTCTCGTTCCTGTACGGCGTCACCGCCCAGCGTGTGGCCGTCCTCGTGGCCGCCGCCGCCATCGCCGTCCTCTCGGCCTACATCGTCGCCACGCCGCCGGCGACGGCGTACGAGCCGTCGCTCATCGAGGCGTTCCCCCTCCCCTTCTGGGTCGCCTTCGGCGTCGGACTCGCCGCCCTCCTCGTCACGTTCGTCGGCGCTGGAGCGACGGGCAGCAGTTACTGGAAACACGGGTTCGTCCTCCTCGCGACGCAGTACGGGCTGTTCTTCTCGCTCCCGCTCGTCCGCGGCTACTTCCTCTACGGCCGCGGCCACTCCGACTCGCTCTTTCACCTCACGGCGGTGAAAGAGCTCGTCTACAGCGGTCTGCTCTCGGGGCGCGTGTTCTACCCCCACGAACACTTCCTCTTCAGCGAACTCGTGCTCGTGGGTGTCCCCGTCGAGTCGCTCGTGAGCCTCGTCCCGTTCGTCTTCGCGCTCGCGTTCATCGGCGGCATCGGCCTGTTCGTCCGCGAACTCACGGGGTCGCCCGCCGGCCTCCCGCTGGGCATCGCCGCGGGGATGCCGCTGGTCTTCTCGAAGTTCTACACCCAGCTTCACCCCTCGGTCCTCTCGTTTTTCCTCTTCCCGCTCGTGCTTCTCATGCTCGAACGCGGCCGTCGGACGAACGCGCAGCGGTACGTCGCGCTCGCGACGGTGTACGGCCTCGCGATGGTGTTCTTCCACCCCATCACGGCCCTCCTGCTCGTCGTCCTCATCACGAGCACGTTCGTCTTCGGCCACGTCTACCGGTTCGTGACCAAGACGCCCGTCCGGACGCTCCGCGCCCGACTCGCGTTCGCCATCCTCCCGGCGACGTTCATCTGGTACATCGGCTTCCCGCGCACCCAGGAGAACATCCGCGAGATCGTCGCCGCCCAGGGTGAGAGCGCCGCTGACAAGCAGGCCGACCTCCTCGCCGGCTCCGTCCTCAACACCGAGGAGCTCGTCATGCGGTTCGTCGAGCTGTACGGTGCCGTCTTCATCCTCTTCGCGCTCGCCGGCGTCGTCTGTCTCGTCGTGCTCGCGGACCTCCTCCGCCGTCGCTCCGACTACGCCGAGAGCTACCTCGCCACCGAATTCGTCATCGGCGCGGGCATCGCCGCCACGTTCATCGCCGTCTCGCTCGTCGCGAACGGCCCCATCCGGGTCTCGCGGTACATGATCTTGATGGCGATGGTGCTGACCGCTCTGCTGTTCGTCCGGGTGCTCTCGTGGCCCCGCGGCGTCACCCGGACCGTGGGTGCCGTCGTGCTCACCCTGCTGGTGCTCTCGTCGGCGCTCCTCGGGAGCTTCACCGTGTACGACCCGAACAAGCACATGACCCAGAGCGAACACGAGGGGGCCTTCTTCCTCCTCGAACACTCGACCGGCGACCACCTGATCCGCTCGCACTCGCTCACCCAGAAGACGCAGTACTTCACCACCGCGGGGACGGACGTCAAACACGACCGGACGCTGATGCGCGTGAGCGGGACGGGCAAGCAGTACCCGAAGTTCGCGCTCGCCCCACAGTTCGGATACGACGAGTACGACCGGGCGTCGGTCGGCATCGGTGCTGGCTACGTCGCCACCCACGAGTACGACCGGGCGTATCTGGAGACGTCGTACTTCACCGACGCACAGCGTGAGGCGCTGTTCCTCCACGACGAGACGACCCTCGAACGGATGAGCCGCGACCGCACCGTCCAGAAGGTCTACTCGAACGGCGGCTTCGAGGGCTGGCTCGTCCGCTGGACCGACGAGAAACCGGCTGCCGCGGCTGCCTCCGGGGCCGACGCGGGTGCGCAGGCCACCACCGCGTCCGGTTCCGGCGGTGCCCCCGTGACCGACGCCGACACCGGGGCCGACGTCCGACCGGTGACGGCTCCCGTTGTCGCCCCGGCGTGACTGGCGGACCCGTCGCTTGTACCTGCGGTCACTTCAGGTGACTCCTGTTCGGCTTTCACTCGCGACCCGGTCGGAACGCGGCACGCGTGACTCGCGCTCGCCTCGACTGTCCGCCGTCGGTCGAGACAGAGGCCGATACGCATCCGACTGCGAGAAACTGCTACATTCGACTCTCGTTCGCGCGTTGTGTGCGGGCGCGAGGTCGTCGCGCCCGCCCTGGCACCGCAACCGTGCCGCAAGAGTCGACAGCCGAGACAGACGAGACCAGGGCAGCGGGGACGGACACCCCCGTCTCCGCCGCCTGACCGGCCCGTCGTCCCGTCCCCGTCTCCGTCTCTGTCGGCGGTGCAGTGGGGTCGCCGCTCGGGGTCGGCTATCGATTCACGCCGCTCGCCGGCGGCTGTCGGTTCGGTCGCGGTGTGCGTCGCGCGCGGCGGGACTACGAGGGCGGGCCGTCCCGCACTCGCGGTCCACCGTTCAGCGTTTTCTCAGGTCGTCGAACGAGACCGACGTGTTGTCGGCACCGAACCCGAGCGCCCCGCTCGTGTACGCCGTGTCCGTCGCCGAGACCGTCGCGAACTCCGTGCCGTCTTCGGTGGACGCGCTCGCGGCGATGTTCCCGTCGCCGTCGAGGGAGAACTCGACGCGGTTCCACGACTCGGGGTACTGCTCGCAGGACTGGCTCGCCAGTGTCGTCGTGGCCCCGTCGTCGTACCGGACGATGGAGAGCTCCTTGCTCCAGCCGAAGTCGACCTCGATTCCGTAGCCGGAGAGGTCGTCCTTCCCGGTCGAAGCCTCGTCGACGCAGCAGAGCACCTGCGCGAACGTCCCGCCGTACTGCCAGACGCGGACGTCGTAGGTCGCGCCGATTTCGGTGTCGAGGCCGGTGTGCCAGATGCCCCCGTTGCTCGACGACTCGAGGTGGCCGTCGCCCGCGTAGGGGCGGCTCGACGAGCGCGAGAACGCGCCGGTGTCGCCGGCGTACGCCGAGAGGTCGCCCTCGAAGTCTTCGAGGACACCGCTCGGGGTCGTCGACCCCGAATCCGACTCGGAACCGTCCGAGCCCGAATCGGGCGAGTCCGAGTCCGCCGAGCCGTCGTAGGGGACGCTCCCCATCGCCTCGACGAACCCGCCGTCCTGTGCGACGCTGAGCGCGGCGCTCTGCCACGCACTCCCGTCGAAGTACCGGACGCCGACGGGTTCGACGTAGGTCCCGCCGTCGCCGATCATGAGCGACGCCGTCGGGGTCGGCTCCGTCGTGACGTCCCCGGCGGGGACGGCACCGATGTCGGGCGCCTCGCCCGAGTAGTCCATGCCGACGTCGGTGCCGGCGTCGACCAGCGGGCTGTCGGCCGTCGGCTGGACGAAGTCCGGGGAGGTGGGGTCCGTCGAGACGAACGAGGGGCGCTCGATACCGAGGTCCCAGGTGTTCGACCCCGAGTTGACGTTCCAGAGCGAGCCGACCTCCTGGTTACCGTTGTCGAACGACGCACAGTTGCGCGCGTAGTGGTCGGGGTCCGTGTCACCGGTGAAGTGGAAGCCGTACGTGCCGTTGTTCCACGCGGTGCAGTGGTAGAACTCGTTCGTCACCGACGAGCCGTTGGTGTCGAACCCGCGTGCGGTGTTGTCCCAGGCGATACAGCGCCTGAGGACGTTCCCGCCCGTCCCCCAGCCGCCACCGACCTTGAAACCGTTGCCGTCGCCGACCGCGCCGTCACCGTCCGTGCCGTTCTCGTAGGCGAGACAGTCGACCATCACCGAGGGGCGCTCGGGGTCGTTGTCGAAGAAGTCGAACCCGTCGTCGGCGTTGCGGTACGCCTCACACCGGATGAAGGTGTGGCCGCCGCTTCGCCCCGCCGAGTTCGACCCGCCGATGTAGAAGCCGTCGGAGTCGCCGTCGTCCGCGCCGTGGTGGCAGACGACGTCGCGAATCGTGTGGTCGAACGACCGCCCGTAGAAGATGAGGCCGTTGCCGTTCCACTGGGAGGTGTTCCCGTAGTGGTGGATCTCCATGTCCTCGAACAGGCAGTTCCGCGAGGCCTGCCCGTCGGTGCCGTTACACCGGATGGCGTTCTTGCCGACGTTGCGGACCTCGATGCCTCGCCACGTCATGTGCTGGACGCCCCAGAGGTCGATGCCGTGGCCGTCGTAGTTCGAGCAGTCGATGACCGGGCGCTCGTCCTCGTACGCCTCGATGACGATGCGCTCGGAGGCCGTCCCTTTTGTCTGCCACCAGACGGGCTTCGACGGCGGATAGAGGACCCCAGTGTCGCGGAGCTTGACCGTGTCTCCCGGACCGAGGGCGTTCTCGCCGTCGCTCTCGACGGGTCCGAACGTCGCGAACGCGTCGGTGGGGGACGTCCCCGCGTTCGCGTCGCTGCCGTTGGCCGGGTCGATGTAGTAGGTCGTCATGGCGCTGGCTCAGTTCGTCTGGATCCAGATGTCCCCGTCGGAGGGGTCTGCCGGCTCCGCCGACTGGACGTAGACGTCGCCGGGTAACTTCGCGACGTCGCCGACGTGGGCCCACGCGGAGCCGTCGCCGACGTACACCTTCTGGGTGTCCGTCGCGAAGAACTTCGCGCCGGCTTTCGCCTCGTAGTTCGCTCTGTTCGCGTCGACGTCGCGAATCTCGACGTCCGTGTCGAGCTTCTCGAAGTTGTCGTTCAGGGGGATGTGCCAGTCGAGCGTGCCGGGCTCGGGGGTGTCGTACTCGTGGTTACTCGTCATGGTCTCGTGCTGTGTCGTGGGTGTCGTCTGTGGTTCGCGTGCCGTGTGGGTGTCTGGTTCGCGTGCCGTTGTCGTCGTGTGCCGTGTCGTTCGCCGCTCGGTGCGGCTACGACGAGATACCGCCGTAGCCGTACTTGCCGTACCCCTGCTTCCCGAAGGTGTCGTCCACCGGGGTCGGCGTCGGGGTCTCGGTCGGCGTCGGTGTGGGCGTCGGCGTCGGGGTCTCGGTCGGCGTCACCGCGTCGCCGTCCATCACGTCGAGCGTGTAGTCGCCGCTCCCCTCCTGGATGTCGACGACCTGCGCGTAGTAGGTCGCCGACGTCGGCGCGCTGTCGAGGTCGACCCGTGCCGGGACGTCGCTGCCCGTGTAGCGCAGGTTGAGGTAGTCGCCATCGGGCCCGTAGAGGATGAGCGCCGTGATGCCATCCGCCGCCGCGCGGTCGAGTTCGAGGACGACGTGCGCGCCCCGTGCCGCCTCGAAGGCGTACCAGTCGACCTCGGCAGGGGTGAGCGTCGCCTCGAGCGAGGTGCCGACCCCCACCCGTTGTGCCGTCGCCTTGGTGTCGTTCGGTTCGGTCTCGGTCGCCACGCTGAGCTGTGCCAGCGAACCGCCCGAGACGGCGTTGACCGTCTGTGACCCGTGCTGTTGGACGACCGGTCGGCCCCCGTACCCGTGGACCGTGACGGCCGCCTGCTTCGGAACGGACGTCACCTGCTCGTGGCCGACGAACGCCGCCGCCGCGGCGACGGCCGTCGCGCTCATCTTGAGATACGAGCGGCGGCCGAGCCGGATTCCGTCCGTAGATTGATCGGAGTCTCGTTGCTTGTCGCGTGCCATCCACTCGGTTATGAGAAGGTTAATTACATAAGCTTATTGTTTGAAAAATATTCTGAAAAATCTGACTATCATGCAATTCTGATTATCAGGCGCGTCTTATTTAGCTCGGCTGACATCGGCGCTGTCTTGCGGTTTTTCGAGACGAATCGCTGAGATAATAGGCTATTAATCAACTCTGGTGACGCCAAAGGTCATTTTTTCCGAACTGTACTTGCCGAAACCGAACTAATTTGATATCAGATTTGAGAGCCACAGCAGCGATACGTCGAGCCACTCGGCACCCCGACGATTCCGTCGTCGTCCGGGGGAACCTCGGGGTGTGTTCGGCACGCTCAGTCGGTCAGTACCGACTCGTAGAACGCCTCGAAGTTCTCGACCATCCGCTCGAGGGAGAAGCGCTCGACCGCCTCGGCCTGTGCGGCCCGTCCCAGCGCGGCCGCCCGTCCGGGGTCGGCGAGGAGGGCGACGACCGCCCGTGCAACCGCGTCGGGCGCGTGGGTCGGCACGAGTGTCGCCGTCTCGCCGTCGGTGACCAGTTCGCGGTTCTCGACGATACCCGTCGCGACGATGGGTTTGCCGGCCGCCATCGCCTCCAAGAGCGCCCCCGAGAGCCCCTCGCTGTACGACGTGAAGACGAAGACGTCCAGGGCGGCGAGCACCTGCGGGACGTCGTCGCGGTTCCCGGTGAAGTGGACGCTGTCCGCGACGCCGAGCGACGCGGCCCGCGCCGCCAGCGCCCCCCGTTCGGCACCGTCGCCGACGAGAACGAGGTGGGCGTCCGGGTGTGACTCCCGCACTCGGGGCCACGCGTCGACGAGGTCGACCTGACCCTTCTTCGGGACGAGACGGCTCACCATGCCGACGAGCGGCGCGTCGGCGGGGATCGACAGCTCCTCGCGCAGGGGCGCGGGCGACGCGTCGACGAACGCGTCGAGGTTCCGCCCGTTGTGGACGACGTCGACGCGGTCGGCTTTCGCCCCGCGTCGCACGTACGTGCGCGCGCCCGAGACAGAGTTCGAGACGATGTAGTCCGACAGCGGGATGAGGAGGCGGTCGACCGCCTTCACCACGGGGTTCGTCCGGTTCTGGAGCCCGCGCGCGCCTGTGACCACGAGGGTCTCCGGCGAGGCGAGGCCGGCGATGCGGGCGACGGTGTTGTCCAAGAAGAGGAACGACTGGACGATGTCCGGGCGCTCGCGGCGGACCGCGCGGACGAACCGCAGTGGGACGCGGACGTAGTCGAGCGGGTTCGTGGCTCCGCCGACGAACGTGTCGCCGTCGCGCGCGTTCTTCATCCCCAGCGTCCGAATCGGAATCGCGGGGTCGACGTCGGGCGCGAGGCGGTTGTCGTCGAACATCGTCCAGATGGTCACGTCGTACCGGTCGCGGTCGACGTTGTTGACGAGGTCGACGAGCGTCCGCTCCGCTCCGCCCACCGCGAGCGCGCCGATGAAGTACCAGAGGGTGACCCGCTCGTCGCCCTCGACGCGCTGTTCCGCCCGCTCGACGTGGTGTGTCTGCTGTCCCATTTACTGGCCTTCAGGTCGGGCGTTCGGGGGTTAGTTATTCGACCCGTACCGACCCGCATTCGAAGCGCTCCGCGCGGTAGCAGCCCGCTAACGGCCGCTACGAACGGCCTTACAATGTGGGTGCTCTCCCTCCTATGGTCGATGAACGTCACGCACGTGAACCACCACTATCTCCCGATGTACGGCGGGCTGGAGTACTACACCTCCCGTCTCTGTGAGTCGCTCACACAGGGTGGGCACCGGACCCACGTCGTGACGACCGACGAGAGCCTCCGCGGCGCGGCCGTCCCCACCGAACTCGACGGGGTGACCTACTGCCGGACCGACGCGTCCGTCCTGCGAAACCCGTTCTCGCTCGAACTGTTCCGCCGCCTCCGTGCGAGCGACGCCGACGTCTACCACCTCCACAGCCCGTGGACGCTCTCGTCGCTCGAAGCCGTCTTCGCGCTCCCCCCCGAGGTGCCCGTCGTCGTCACCGTCCACGGCTTCCAACCCTTCACCAGCCTCTTCGCCCGACTCGTCTCGCGCGCGTACCGCCCGTTCGCCCAGCGGGTCTTCGACCGCTGTGACGCGATCATCGTCCTCGGCGAGACCGAGGCCGCCCGCCTCCACCGCGAGTTCGACGTGCCGAGCGAGAAGGTCGCGGTCATCCCCAACGGCATCGACCTCAACGAGGTGAACGTCGCGCCCGACGTCGTCGACGCGTTCCGCGCGAAGTACGACCTCGACCCGACGAAGCCCACGGTGCTGTTCGTCGGCCGGCTCGTCCCCGAGAAGAACCCCGAACTGCTCGTCGAGACGCTCGTCGGGCCCCTCGCCGACGTCGACTGCCAGGCGCTCGTCATCGGTGCCGGTGACGAGGCGTACGCCGAACGACTCCACGCCCTCGCCGACGACCGCGTCCGCTTCGCCTCCGGCCTCCCCCGCGAGGAACTCCTCGCCGCGTACCAGGTGTCGGACCTGTTCGTCCTGCTGTCGGTCTCGGAGGGCCTCCCGACCGTCGTCCTGGAGGCGATGCACGCAGAGCTCCCGGTCGTCACCACGCCCGTCGGCGCGCTCCCGGACTTCGTCACCGACGACCACGGCGCTATCGTCCCCGTCGCGGCGACGCCCGACGACCTCGCCGTCGCCATCCGCCCGTTCCTGACCGACGCCGATTTCCGGACAGTCGTCGGCGCGCGGAACCGCGAACTCGTCCACGAACGCTTCGACTGGGACCGCATCGCGGGCGATATCGAGGCGCTGTACGCCGACCTCGTCGCCGCCCGTGTCAGCGAGGACGCGCCCGACGACCCGACACCGACCTCGCCGACGGAGGCGGAGCTGTCGACTCCGACCTCCGCGCTCTGATCGCTTCTCGCACCGTCTCTCGTTCCTGTCTCGTCTCCCGTCTTCTGCACTACTTCTCGTTCCTGTCTCGTCTCTCGTTCCCGGCCACCGTTGCTTCCTCGTCTCCGCGCCGCTCCCCCGCCCGGCGTCGTCGCCCGTCTCGCCGCCGTCCCCTCGCTCCGGACAGACAGCCGCGCCGCGCTCTCGCCGCCGGTGCGTCCCGGTGGCATCCGGTGCAGGAACGACCTAACCCCTGGTGCGCCGGCGAGTGCGAAATATTGACCTTCACTAACCGACTGGTCGGATAGCGCTAACAAAGGGTCCGCTCGACGTTGTCCCGGTCGAGAACATCATGACCACTGTCGCGCTCCCGACTCTCACAGAGGCCCTCCATGTTAGGCAGTAAGACCATCGCTGTCGTCGTCCCCGCGTACAACGAGGCCAGGTTCGTCGGCCGCGTCATCGACAGCTTCCCCGCGTTCGTCGACCGTGCGTACATCGTCGACGACTGCTCGTCGGACGAGACGTGGACCGAGATGCTCGCGCACGCCGAGACGGCCAACGCCGCCGCGGCGGACGCCGAGCCTCTCCTCGCCGGCGTCGTCGGCGACGGCGGCTACAGCTACGACCCACGCGTCGTCACCATCCACCACGAGGTGAACCAGGGCCGCGGTGCCGCCGTCAAGAACGGCTACCGCCGGGCGCTCGAAGACGGTATCGACGTCGTCGCCGTGATGGACGCCGACGGCCAGATGGACCCCGACATCCTCCACGAGATCGTCGGGCCCGTCGTCCGCGGAGAGGCCGACTACACCGTCGGCAACCGTCTCTCCAGTCTCGACTCGTGGACCGGCATGCCGCCGTTCCGCCTGTTCGGCAACGTCGTCCTCACGCTGTTGACCCGTGCGGCCAGCGGCTACTGGTCGCTCTCGGACCCACAGAACGGCTACACCGCCATCTCGCGGCAGGCGCTCGAGACCATCGACGTCGACGACCTGTACGACGGCTACGGGTTCCTCAACGACCTGCTGATGCATCTGAACGTCTACGACCTCCGCGTCCGCAACGTGCCGATGCACGCGCGCTACGGCGACGAGGAGTCCGGCATCCGCTACTCGTCGTTCATCCCGAAGCTCTCGAAGCTGTTGCTGGGTGGCTCGTGTGAACGGCTCTCCACGAAGTACCTCCGCCGGCGCGCCGTGACGCTCGCCGGAGCGACGCTGGCCAGCCGGACCCAGACGACGGGCCCGACGACGACTGACCTCACCGAGACGGGCGTCGACGCCGCCGGCGACGACGCTCGCTGACCGGGCCATGCTCGTCCTCGCCCCCACGTCCCGACGCTGCCCGTGCGACGTGCCGACACCCGTCCGGAAAGATACAAGCTATCGGCTGCCGTGAACGTTGGTATGCTCTCTGCGCGTCTCCGCTTCCTCTACCTGCTCGTGGGGTGGCTCGTCGTCTCCCTCGTCCTCCTGTCGGCGTTCGGCTCGCTGAACTTCGACCTGTTCTACGTGGCGTCGCTCATCGGCTTCCTCGTCGTCACGGAGCTGACAGCGCCGCTGAACCGCATCCAGCAGTGGCGGTCGGGGCTCGGCGTCATCGCCCTCTTGGGCTTCGTCGGCTTCGGGTACCTGGTGGTCACGCGGCTCCAGGCCATCCTGGCGGTGCCGACATGAACCGGGAGGCGCTGCTCCCCCGCGCCGCGCTCGCGGCCTTCTTCGTCGTCCTCCTCGTGGCCACCGCCGCCGGCGCGACCACGTCGCCGACGACGTACAGTGCCTACAACAGCGACTGGGACGGCACTTCGGCTCTCCGTGAGCGCGCCGAGACCGCGACGGGTGCTGAACCCGTCGCCGTCAGCACGCGTGCGTACGACCGGGCCGACGCCCCGTCGACCCTCGCGGTCGTCGTCGCGCCGTCGTCGTCGTACACCACGGCGGAACTCGCGACCGTCCGGTCGTTCGTCGAGGGCGGTGGCGTGCTCGTCGTCGCCGCGGACGTCGACCCGACGGCGGCGAACGACCTCCTCGCCGGCGTCGGCGCGGGCGCGCGTCTCGACGGCCGCCCCCTGCGCGACGAGCGTTCGTTCTTCCGGACGGCGGCACTCCCCGTCGTCCGCGACGTCCGCGACGACCCGCTCACCCGCGGTGTCGACGAACTCACGCTCAACCACCCGACCGCCGTCGAACCCAACGGCGCACAGGTGCTCGTGGCCACCTCCGGCTTCGCGTACCTCGACGACGAACGCAACGCACTGCTCGACCTCGAGGAGGACATGCGGTCGTACCCCGTCGCGACGACCGAACGAATCGGTGACGGACAGGTGGTGACGCTCGCGGACCCGAGCCTCTTCCTCAACGGGATGGCCGACCGCTCGGACAACGCGCAGTTCCTCGACAACCTCGTGACGGCTCGTGAGACGACCATCCTCGACTTCACCCACGGGGCGACGGTCCCGCCGTTCGTCGTCGCCCTCGGCATCGTCCAGCGGACACCGCTGCTTCAGGCGCTCCTCGTCGGGGCTGCGGTGGTCGCCGTCTCCGTCTGGGCGTTCGCCCCGGACCTCGGCGCTCGACTGCGCGGTCGTGGCCTCGGCAGCACCCGCGGCCGTCGCCCGCATCGACGCTCGACTGTCGGGGCGGACGCGGCATCGCTCCGCGCCTCACTCCGACGCGCTCATCCCGACTGGGACGACGCGAGTGTCGAACGGGTCGCGGCCGTCGTCGCCCAGCGACTCACCGACGCCCGCCGTGACCGCGGTGACTGAGTGGGCCGCGGTGTGGCCGGGTCGACCGCGACGACGGCTCACGCGACCGCGCGGACTCCCCCACATCTCACCGGCGAGAACGTGTCGAAAACGCTTATCTTCCGGTGTGGCGAACCGTAGCCAATGACCGTCGCATCCGCACTCTACGAGCGCCTCGTCGACGAGGTCGGCGTCGTGCTCGTCGGGCGCGAGGAGGTCGTCAAGGGCCTCACTGTCGCGCTTCTCACCCGCCGGCACGTCCTGCTCGAGGGGGTCCCCGGCGTCGCGAAGACGACGCTCGCGAACCTCTTCGCCCGCGCCTCCGGCCTCGACTACCGACGAATCCAGATGACGCCGGACGTCCTTCCCGCCGACATCACCGGGACGAAGGTGTACCGCCAGTCCACGGGCGAGTTCGAGGTGACGAAGGGCCCCATCTTCTCGAACGTCGTCGTCACCGACGAGATCAACCGCGCGACCCCCAAGACCCAGTCCGCCCTCTTAGAGGCGATGGAAGAGGAGACCGTCACCATCGAGGGGGAGACGTTCCAGCTTCCGTCGCCGTTCATCGTCGTCGCGACGCAGAACCCCATCGAGATCGAGGGGACGTTCGAGCTCCCGAAGGCTCAGCGCGACCGCTTCATGCTGAAGTACACCCTCGACCTCCCGAGCGAGGACGAGGAGCTCAGGATGCTCGACCGCTTCGACGCCGACCCCGAACTGGACGAACGCGTCGTCGAACAGGTCGTCACGCCGACCGAGATCGCTGACGCTCGCGCGGCGGTCGCCGACGTCTACGTCGACCGGAAGGTCAAGCGGTACATCCTCGAACTGGTCGGTGAGACGCGCCGACACCCCGACGTCGCCTACGGCGTCTCCCCGCGCGGGTCGCTCGCCCTCCTGCATGGCTCGAAGGCCGTCGCCGCCATCGCGGGCCGCGACTACGTCATCCCCGACGACGTGAAAGAACTCGCCCCGGAAGTGCTCGCACACCGCCTCGGGCTCACCCCCGACGCGATGCTCAGCGAACGCGGGGAACGGGAGATCGTCGCCGAAATCGTCGACAGCGTGGCCCCGCCGAGCGTCGACGAGGTCGTCCCTGCGTCAGACTGAGCGGTCGTCAGGTCCCTCGTCAGCCACAGACGGTACACTGGTGGGCTCGTCTAGCGTCGGTGAACCGTGTGCCGAGCGTTTCTCTCGCGTCTCGAGAATCTCACGGCAGAAGAGGAGTCCACTGACAAGCCCACGACTTCAGTCGTGGGTTACTGACTCTCGACCGGTGCACACTGTCGGCTCCCAGCCTACTCACCGACCTCACCCCACCGACAGTCGACGACGAACTCCGACCGCCGGTCGTCAGCCGCCCGCGTCTCCATCCGCACGGGCGTGTCGAGTTCGGCCGCGAGCGCCGCGGCGACGAACGACCCGACCGGGTGGTCGAAGCGGTCGACTGCACCGAAGGAACTCCCGCGGATGCCGATGGTGATGGCCCCGCCGTCGGGGTCGACGGTCGCCGTCGCGCCGTCGACGAGTTCGAACCCCTCGACGAGCGCGTCCGCGAGTTGGCTCGCGAACTCCTCGACGGTGCTCGCGGGGTCGCCGCGGCCCTCCTCGAACGCCGCGAGCAGCGCCGCGCCCGTCGGGACGAGCGAGACGCCGCGGGCGCGGTCGTCGCCGCCCACGACGAGGA encodes the following:
- a CDS encoding AAA family ATPase, producing the protein MTVASALYERLVDEVGVVLVGREEVVKGLTVALLTRRHVLLEGVPGVAKTTLANLFARASGLDYRRIQMTPDVLPADITGTKVYRQSTGEFEVTKGPIFSNVVVTDEINRATPKTQSALLEAMEEETVTIEGETFQLPSPFIVVATQNPIEIEGTFELPKAQRDRFMLKYTLDLPSEDEELRMLDRFDADPELDERVVEQVVTPTEIADARAAVADVYVDRKVKRYILELVGETRRHPDVAYGVSPRGSLALLHGSKAVAAIAGRDYVIPDDVKELAPEVLAHRLGLTPDAMLSERGEREIVAEIVDSVAPPSVDEVVPASD